From the genome of Helicobacter pylori, one region includes:
- a CDS encoding carbon starvation CstA family protein: MVKQSLNGEDMQKSLVSLAWVFAAILGAICLGVLALHKGESINTLWLVIASACIYSIGYRFYSHFIAYRVLKLDDNRATPACVRNDGKDFVPTDKAITFGHHFAAIAGAGPLVGPILAAQMGYLPSILWILIGSVLGGCVHDFVVLFASIRRDGKSLGEMIKLEMGKFVGMIASLGILGIMLIIIAILAMVVVKALAHSPWGFFTIAMTIPIAILMGLYMRFFRPHKILEVSVIGFILLIIAIYAGKYVSLDPKLASIFTFDSSSLAWMIMGYGFVASILPVWFLLAPRDYLSTFLKIGVIGVLVVAIIFVAPPLQIPKITPFVDGSGPVFAGSVFPFLFITVACGTISGFHALISSGTTPKMIAKESDARLVGYGSMVMESVVALMALVCAGILHPGLYFAINSPEVSIGKDIADAALVISSWGFNISAEEISEMTKNIGESSILSRTGGAPTFAIGLAMIVYRILGDPSVMAFWYHFAILFEALFILTAVDAGTRTARFMIQDLLGNVYKPLGNLSSYKTGIFATLLCVAGWGYFLYQGTIDPKGGIYTLWPLFGVSNQMLAGMALLLVTVVLFKMGRFKGAMISALPAVLILAITFYSGILKVVPKSDDSVLNNVSHVAQMQIIKEKIALTTDEKALKTLQKSFFNHAIDAILCVFFMLVALLVLIVSVRICSNAYFKNKIYPPLAETPYIKA, translated from the coding sequence TTTTAGGGGCGATCTGTTTAGGGGTGTTAGCCTTACACAAGGGCGAGAGCATTAACACGCTATGGCTTGTAATAGCGAGCGCTTGCATTTATAGCATAGGCTATCGTTTTTATAGCCATTTTATCGCTTATAGGGTGTTAAAGCTAGATGATAACAGAGCCACGCCTGCATGCGTAAGGAATGATGGCAAGGATTTTGTGCCAACCGATAAAGCGATCACTTTTGGGCATCATTTTGCTGCTATTGCTGGGGCTGGCCCTTTAGTAGGCCCAATATTAGCCGCTCAAATGGGTTACTTGCCCTCTATCTTATGGATTTTGATAGGCTCGGTTTTAGGGGGTTGCGTGCATGATTTTGTGGTGCTTTTTGCTTCCATTAGGCGCGATGGCAAGTCTTTAGGCGAAATGATCAAGCTTGAAATGGGTAAATTTGTAGGCATGATCGCCAGTCTTGGCATTTTAGGGATCATGCTCATTATCATTGCGATTTTAGCGATGGTGGTGGTGAAGGCTTTAGCGCATTCGCCTTGGGGCTTTTTTACGATCGCTATGACCATTCCCATTGCGATTCTTATGGGGCTTTACATGCGGTTTTTCAGGCCGCATAAAATTTTGGAAGTTTCTGTTATTGGCTTTATCCTATTGATTATAGCGATTTATGCGGGTAAATATGTTTCTTTAGATCCTAAATTAGCGTCAATATTCACCTTTGATTCTAGTTCTTTAGCGTGGATGATCATGGGCTATGGTTTTGTGGCTTCTATTTTACCGGTATGGTTTTTACTTGCTCCACGAGATTATTTAAGCACTTTTTTAAAAATTGGCGTTATAGGGGTGTTGGTTGTGGCGATTATTTTTGTCGCTCCGCCCTTACAAATCCCTAAAATCACGCCCTTTGTAGATGGCAGTGGGCCTGTGTTTGCAGGAAGCGTGTTCCCTTTCTTGTTTATCACGGTGGCTTGCGGGACGATTAGCGGCTTTCATGCTTTAATTTCTTCAGGCACGACCCCTAAAATGATCGCTAAAGAAAGCGACGCAAGGCTAGTGGGCTATGGCTCTATGGTGATGGAGAGCGTTGTGGCTCTTATGGCGTTGGTGTGTGCAGGGATTTTACACCCAGGGCTTTATTTCGCTATCAATTCGCCAGAAGTGAGCATCGGTAAAGATATAGCTGATGCGGCTTTGGTGATTAGCTCATGGGGGTTTAATATCAGCGCTGAAGAAATCAGTGAGATGACCAAAAACATCGGCGAAAGCTCCATTTTGAGCCGCACCGGTGGGGCGCCCACTTTTGCGATTGGTTTAGCGATGATTGTGTATCGCATTTTAGGGGATCCAAGCGTGATGGCGTTTTGGTATCATTTTGCGATTTTGTTTGAAGCTTTGTTCATTTTAACCGCTGTGGATGCTGGCACACGAACCGCTCGTTTTATGATCCAAGATTTGCTCGGTAATGTTTATAAGCCTTTGGGTAATCTTAGCTCTTATAAGACTGGGATTTTTGCCACTCTTTTGTGCGTGGCAGGGTGGGGGTATTTCTTGTATCAAGGCACGATTGATCCTAAAGGGGGGATTTATACGCTATGGCCTTTATTTGGCGTGAGCAATCAGATGTTAGCGGGCATGGCGTTGTTGTTGGTTACGGTGGTGTTGTTTAAAATGGGGCGTTTTAAGGGAGCGATGATAAGCGCCTTGCCGGCAGTTTTGATTTTAGCGATCACTTTTTATAGCGGTATTTTAAAGGTGGTGCCAAAGAGCGATGATAGCGTGCTTAATAATGTCTCGCATGTGGCACAAATGCAAATCATCAAAGAAAAAATCGCGCTCACTACCGATGAAAAAGCGCTAAAAACGCTCCAAAAATCCTTTTTTAACCACGCTATTGATGCGATTTTGTGCGTGTTTTTCATGCTTGTAGCGCTACTAGTCTTAATAGTGAGTGTTAGGATTTGCTCAAACGCTTATTTTAAAAATAAAATTTATCCGCCGCTGGCTGAAACGCCCTATATCAAAGCCTAA